CTACAGTTACCTCCTTTGGTATCTGTATGAATTAAACGTCCTGATGTGTAGAGATGACATGTTGCTTACCCAGCAGGGGctgtctctctcccactctgaGCTGGTGATGGAACTGCTTGCTGATCATCCTGCGGCGGGCGTCAAACTCATGAGCCGCCATGTAGGGAATTTCCAGCAGCATGGCTGACACCAGGTACACAcactccagcagctccaggttGATGTGCATATGGAATGGCACCTGTTTGGGGGGTGAAGTCAAAGTGATGTTATGATGGGTGTCATATTGTGTCACATCAAGCCCAGTCTTACAGTGGTAGCGGTACTGAAGTTCTTGTGCCTTCGGTCACAGCTGGGTCacatgaaacaatgaaaaacctAGTGAttctacttaaaaaaaaaaaaaaagttatcaaaCCTaattatcaattaaaaaaaaaatctacccaAACGTGATCAAAGATTTTCCTGCTTCTGTAGGACTCACTTGTCTTCTCTTTTCAATCTTTTCCTGCTCTGCGTTCCTCTCCTGCATGTTCCTCATGAGCAATCCCTGACCAAGGAGCTCCTTGGCTCGGCCAGAGGACTGGATGTCCAGCAAGGCATTGTGAGCATCTTTAATCATGCCCTGCCTAAAAGCGCAAATGCCCAGTTGGACCATGGTCCTGTTGTACaggatctaaaaaaaaaaacaaacaaaaaaaacaaaaacaaaaacaaaaaaacaatacaaagagGGAGTTAGTTTTCTCCTTTGTGGCTTCTTATTATAACTAAATGAGTTCTGATTAGTGTTGAGTCCATCTGTCTACCTGTACGGGTGGGTCAGCATGCTGAATGTTATCCTGCAGGTGGCTCATCAGCATCAGGTCACGGGCCTGGTACCAGCGTGAGTGCAGAGCGTGGTGGTAAATGTGGCAGAGGATAGCACAGGTACGGATACGGTCGGTGCGGTCCTTGGCGTAGATGAACTTGCAGAGACGGTCCATGATCACAGCACTGTCCTCCCCCTCGCTCTCCTCCTGATCCTGCTCAGACTACACAGCAGATTCCACACACTAATTTACAAACAACCTCATAACACAACATGGTACATGAATTTCTTTGCTTGAGTACTTCATACATCACACATgagatgttttgatatttatgaTGTCTGCTGCATCACTTCTGTACTTTTCTCACCTTGGACTCTCCCTGGATGCCCAGGCTGCGCCGGTGAGCCTTGTAGTCAAATTTGTAGTAAGTGTGCATAATCCTACGTAGATAAATGCGGCAAATTTCTTCTGTGCTGCCTTTATTCTCCAAGTAGTTGAGCAGGCGGTCAACGATGCCACAAACACGCCCTTCATCTTTCAGATTATCAACATATTCTGAAGacgaaacacaacaaatgagtTACTAGATCAAGCTGTTGGACTGGGTTATTTTCTGGATAGGGTTGCAAAATTACAGGAATTTTCAAAGTTGGAAACTTTCCTTGGAAATCAACAGGAATATATGGGAATCTGTGCATGGCCTTGCATTACCCTTTTTTTATAGTTCATTTCCAAACTAGAAACTCAAAATTTCAAAAATACACGAGTCAAAACTTCCATGACAATTTACTGGACTTTTCCAACCCCTATGCAACCATATTTCTGGTATAGCTCACCTTGTGAATGGGGATCAGTGTTCTGCATGATCTTGGTAAATTCTTCATCCATCCTCTCTACAAGTGTCAAGACACATCCACGCACTCTGAATGGctgacagacacaaaataaagaaatacattttttgtaatgCCATCTTACATCTGGGCTTTCAAGACACAGTAACACAGTATATAATGCATATACTAATAATTAAGCTattggaaattaaaatgaagcagaCATCTCTGTAAGGCCATGGATAttgcaaaatggaaaataaaaatatagaacTGAGAACAAAATTTTGGATCATTTGCTCACAGCCAAAATGAGATGACATTCAATAacacctgcagagaaaaacaaaaacagaagagatacCTGGTCAGAGATACCCAGATTCTCACTGTCCTCTGCGATGTTCTCCCCAATGAAGATGTTGTTGTTCTCAAAGAGGATGTCCAGCAGCTCGTCTATACAATCCAGGCACTTCTTCCACATATCAGCCTAAAGACACAGTCAGAATGATTTGATAGACTACTCCTGGGAGTAGAGTCCAatttttcaagtaaaaaaaagaaagaaagtaaaccgaaaactaaatgtattttactGGATTGAGGCATGTGTTTTGATTACTGGCTCACAATTGGATCATTTATAATGTAATTattagaataaattaaaataggccagaaaatataaatatgcaCTATTTTGTGCAAATATTCTACAGTAATTGTTCAAACTTCTTAATGATATAACATTCAGAAAAATAAGTTCTTACCTTCATGAAAGCTGCTAAATTGGGGTTGTAGTCATAAAGAGAGGCAATGATGTTGAACTTAATTTTGACCAGGATACCTTGGCCCAAGTTATTCTCAGCAGCAATGGCTGCCAGAGCATTTAGTAGTTCAATCTGGGCAGCCCTGTTACAGgtggaaaaaagaagaactaGAGAttagagaaacaaaatgaatatattttgaatttaatacTGAATACATAATTACATGATTTTAGGGACTGTCATTGTTCTTCAGTACTTAATTAGGACAACAGATTTCAATGCTAATGATGACTAAGATCATGTtgacaacaaattaaaaattgcCTGCACTGACCATTAAAATGTTGTCACAATTACATAATTTCTTTCAATTTATAGCCCAGTAAAAATTTTAGCCTTTACCTCACAGTTGCTTTGCCCATAAATGTGTCTATGTgcaatttattgaaaataaatgtttactcATGCTATAAGCATTACTGATTTGAATATTAGATCCTCATACCATTTTTTATGATGTGAAGCTATAGTGAATCATGCAGTTTTACCTGTCTGTTCCTTTTTTGCCTCTAGCTTGCAGAATCTCATTCAGCTTTTTCACCACCACTGCTGTATTGATCTCTGTGCCTTTGGCAAACATCTTGGGCTTTTCCTGGAGAATTAataaacattatatatatatatatataaataaaagataaataatgatGTGGCCATCCCTTGttccattttatttcaacaacaattATCATGATGCCAATAAATCCTCAAAGTTTTTATCGCATTCTCTTTACCTTGACTAGAGGGACACCTCCCTTGACCTTCTCCCATCCTCCCTcaacctcctctcctccctcctcctcagcctcctcctcaaGACGgtcttctctcttcttcagtttcttcttctttggaaCCTTTTTTTCAGACTTCTCAGTCTCCTGGGTCCTGAGGATGGATGCAGTGTGTCGAGTaagacattttaaagtttaCATGATGGTGTTGGGAGGGGAAGGAAGAAGTAATTCTTTGACTTTGGCTTGATAATATTAAATTTTCAATGAGTTAAATAGTTAATAGTCTTTAAAACACCAAAGAACTTTTCACCCATGTGAAAAAACTAACTGGTAAAGATACAGCACTACATATGATATGATTTTTTCATATTGTGAAAGTGAAGAAAGTTGTACAGAGAGAGACTAACTTCTTAAGGAAGACCATTGCCAGGGAAGCACTCTTTCCCTCCCCTTCATCTGAGCTCTCACTGCCACTGTCTATTGTGTCTGAGCCCcagtcttcatcatcatcctcttcactAGAAGAAGACTcatcctgaaaaaacaaaaaaacaaaaacaactgattaAGAAATGTATCCTCAGAAGTCTTTGTAAATCacttgtatgtatgtatgtatgtatgtatgtatgtatgtatgtgtgtgtgtgtgtgtgtgtgtgtgtgtgtgtgtgtgtgtgtataccccAGATCCCTTGGCAGACTTGAGGAACTTGCTGGCCTCTGACGCAGCTTCAGGCTTTTTCTTCAAGAAGGCCTTGGCTGACACGCCTTCATCACCTCCCTCTCCATCACTCTCAGAAGAGGAGCCTTGTGGAACAGAAATTAGGGATGAATTTCAGAGATGATGCTTACACTTTTCCAGCACAACCATTGCCTTAACATCCACTTGTGGTCTTGAGAGTTTagtatgaaatgaaaagcaaaattgaaaatgcaatgttttttttttttttgcagacatgGACCTTTGTGGATTTGACTGAACTCTAGTCTTGGATCATATTTGATCATGTACAGGTAATAAACTCTGAAAAGCTTCAAACCCCACCCATATGGAAACATATTTCACCCAGCAGCTGACGTTAGCATGAACACTTGTCAGTTATTCAAttgcttgtttgcttttatACAGTTCCtggattcaaaataaaaacagataaagttTAAACTCACCAGAATCCTCtggctccttctcctcctcttcatctgcaGACTCCTGTGGGttctgacagaaagagaagacatTGAGAAGTTAACTTAACTTTGATAAGTCACATTGTTTATAGGGCAACTCAGTGACAGTAATGGCCGCGCGCTACATATAAATCTATTCTGCAGACTAAAGCAGCTATCTTTTAGTGTGAAAACACTTTTTGATTCTTTGATTCAGGTGTTTTTCTCTATGATTTGAAGCATAGAACCTCTGAGGGAAAGTTTCTTTATTTACCTCCTTGTATGAAGCTATTTCTGTTTCATAATCTCTGTTGTACTTGCGGATCTTCTGACGCAGTGTACTGAGGGcttttgcattgtttttgttcatcttcttcttGCCCTCCTTGTCCTCCCAAAGCTGGAAAGAAAATAATGCTGTTTATTTCTACATTACTGCAAAGGTGggcacaggaaataaaatgactgcATTAAACGAATTAACATCCCAATTTACAGCTGGCAAAGAAACAATGTGTTAAATGATATACCTGGTTCAGGTAGTCCTCCAAGTCAGCCAGAAGGCGGATATAGAAAGGTGGAACACCCTCTTTGTCCActatatttttgcttttgaggAAGGCTCGACATAACTGCTCAaactcctccaaacatttggccatGTCACGAATCTTCATAGCATTGCGGATGGTCTTGATGAGATTGGTCAACTCCTCAAATCTGAAATTTAAGAATTAATACATtagcaaacaaaaactaataaCCTGTACAGATATTAAAAGCATGTTGCTTATAAGGGACTACACCAACCTTTTGTCCTTGGCACTGCGCACCACTCTCTTAGtgtcctcttcatcatcactaAGAAGCAACGACCTACGAAAACAACATGGATGTGTGAGATTGCTATGAAGAGTGACATATTAGCCCTGAAAATTTCAGTGAAAGTTGGACTGACTGCTTGAAATTTGTCCCAGGTGCTTTGGGGGTGATCTCATCACTGGATGAAgactcctctgactcactgtcaGACCCGGTCGCAAAGAAACGAGACATTGCTGAAGGAAACTGTCAATCTGTGAAGACAAAAATCACATGCATTAGAAATGACATTAGTAAATTACAGTACATTGGAGGACATCTGTGCTATAAGAAAttagaacatttatttttgcagaaacTTGATAACAATTAATAAGTTGTGGATGAAACTGATTTTCTTAAAATTGACTCAatgaaccctaaccctcattATGTGGTTTTTGCAGGTAAAAGTAAATTCCGGTTTAAATGGGTGGATTTTCTTCCTTTCCACCTTAAATACGAGTTCTGAATAGAGCTGTTGAACAatgcaacaacacaataacTGGAAAAATAACTTCATTCTTACGGTAGTAACGTAATGCTGCGTGTAAACCATCACAGCACCGTTTTATTTTACTgcgctgttgtgttgttgactagccaaaaacaaactgatgctgctctgagaCACTTCGCTGTGTTCACAATGATAACCTTTTAAGAGGTTGATTTGGTGCAGTTTGACATGCTTtgtatcaaaaacaaaaacaaccggGGCTGCTGGCTGATTTGGTGTCCAGCCGTCTGTATGGACAATGCAGCGGCTATCTTCAGCTAGCTAACGTTATCTAGCTTTGACAGATGGATCGGCTTCGGGTAGACGATGCAGTTACACCCAAATACACGCCAGTGTAGATTATCCTAAACCGTTTTAAAGACCCCGCAGGGTATAAAAACGACGAAATATACCCAAGCAAGCCGCCAATCCGCCGCTTCGTCACGTCTGACACAGCGCTAACTAACGTGGCTCGGGGTCTGTTgctaagctaacgttagcagcgGGCCGCTCCGCATGTGTAGCCGGCGACTTCGCCTCCACAAGGCCGGTAATTCCCGCACAGTGCGATAAAACACGGAGTCACACTCACCTAAGTCCTCCACAGAGTTatcctgctgtgtgtctgtccgcTACGAATCGTTATAATATCCAGTTTTGCTACGCGGCGGCCACAGGAAAAGGCGTGCGGCAGCCTCGCCGGGTACTTGCGTCAGGAAAAGGAAGTGAGCGGCGGACCGCTGCAGCTCCACAGCCGGATCAGTGACACCGAGGCCCGGCGCTGCTGCCTCCTACAGGCCGGCCAGGTGGATGATAAATCACAAAGcactttttatttcaatttgcCCACATTTGTATTTAAGTTTCCAGTTGGTCCGTATCTTTAGTATTTGTTTTCCCTTCACATCAGAAGGTATGTTGCACATATTAAACACGCGCACTATCACCGTTGTCCATAAATGGGCTTTAATGTTTAATCTCTTAGTGGAAATAAGTCTTTTTTCACATTAGATCAACAGATTTTACAACAGTAATAACTTCAAACTTGTGTGATTTACAGTCGGTTTCAAACTGTAATGTTATCAAACAGCATTATGTCATTTTCAGACCAGACTTCATTCAAATCCTCTGACTAGCCAATCAAAGTCATTATTCTACATTAAAAGGCTTCACACATTAGATCATGTTACAATATTAGCCTTCCAGAATAAAACAGTGTTAGCAGTTTAATATTATCAAAATTAATTTATTGAATACAAATATACAGTGAAGATGTaactaaaccttttttttttttttttaaacaatggatGTTATTCAACATTCACACTGGGATGTTATTAGATGATTCTGcattcttctccttttttaacTGTACTTCAGCAGCTCtggaaaagatgaaaatcacTTATGAATAATGAAAGACTGGGGAAGAACACTGATGCTTTAAACTGAACTGCAGCTAAATCAGGCATGCTGGtgcatttgatgaaaaaaaaaaacaaaaaaaaacaaaacaaaaccatactGTCATTTCAATACATTAAGATGAAAACACAGTTAATAAGTTGTACCTGCTCTCAGTCTCATTATTTCTTCTGATTTTATGTCAAGTTGCTCTTGAAGTGTCACACACTTGGCACACCctgcaacacattttaaaatcattccATTACTGTAACATATTTTTGCTGCTCATCAGTTTTGGATTCGTAGAGACCTCCTCTTCATACCTTTAAGTGATGATGGTGCTGGCTCCAGTTAATAGTTTGTGCTTAAACTCTCAAATActattttggttttcttttgagAACACATCATTTGATCTTAAGGCAACACCTAACCATAAAGTGATTATTTAGTCTGTTCATAgaacacatcatgtttgaggTTTAACTAAGCTTACACCGGAAAACCTCCAGCAGTGCAATTCTTAAAATCTGAGCACTTCTTAGCACTTACCATGAATCTGAGGTTTAGACAGCAGTTTTCCAGGTTGTTTCATGGCTCTGGCACTGCTGGAAGCAACACAGGATGTCGATGGTTCTGCAGTACTGACAGGCACTACAGCATCTGAAACATGTACCAGAGCAAGTGACTCACAAGACATCAAGAGGTGACATTgctaagccaaaaaaaaaaaaaagaaacaaaaacatccaacacccctccccctttttggtttttattacaGACCGCCATAACTGATCTATGTAAAATAAGTTCCCAAGTTCCCAACCTACCATCTCTTTGGGTTTTAGCTGGCAAAGCTCTCAGGGTTCTGGGCTGTTTGAGAGTTTTGGCTTTGTTAACAGTATCACTGGAAGATGTTGAGGCAACAGAAATACTAGCTGGTAAAGGATTATCTGAGgaaggaaatggagaaaaaaaaaaaaaaaaaacatgtaaaaatgtacTGAGTTCAGTAAAGTCTAGTTTTTGCCCATCATCACACTTCATGTTGAACATTTGTAGTCTTGGGTGCTGTTCATTTacccattttcttcttctttgctatCGGTAACGCTTCACTTTTGGTTAAGGGGTGCTTTTTTGCTTGTGAAGCCTTGGTGGCAGGGTTCATAACTGTacataaagaaaatgtatgttaTTATCCATTCATCACAGCTAGATGCAGCTATTTCATTTCCCACTGCAGACAACACTGTTCTCATTAATTTGCAATGTGTGTTTCATACAAGAAATGCAGCTCAGTAAAGTTTATTAGAATTGGTTACTtaagtaaatgaaacaaattaaagtaCCAGAAAATGGGAAAGTATCAAAAAGAGAATACCCAATACATGaattgagggggaaaaaaaaatgaacacattgtCAGACACATTGTTGACTGTCAGAATAAAAGATCAGACCATTGTATGGGTACCTGTGGGCCCACGTAGTTTTTCGGTAGTTGAAGTAGGCGGTGCATTGCTTCTTGCACATGGCATCCTAAGACCTGTTACAGTTCTCTGTATACCTGGTGGGATGCCACTTAACTGTGGCCTGAGCAAGCCAGAATTCGGCTGCCTGGATCCTAATGTCAGTAGAGGGAAGACAGTGTGAAGTGTAAATATTGGTCACATATGCATCTCCCGTGTGCAGGTAAAACTAATAAATAAGTTTGAGAGAAAAGTTTTTACTTTAGTACGAATACAACGTATTTGTAGTCTACCACAAAGATCATTCTAAAAAGTAAGGATGCATCCTGCCTACCTGTTGTAGTTCGCAAGTTGTAGGAGCTTGATGTTGCTGTGGtcttaaaagcacaaaacaatGGAAAACTCATCAGTACATCAGTACATGACCCACATAGTACCATCATTCTGCTGTCTGGTCTTGATCATAAAAACTGGATTtatcaggtgaaaaaaaaaaaaagaaaaaaaaaaaaagagatccagtttcatgtttctttaaaaaaaaagggctgtCAATATATTGAACAATCATAAAAAGACAGCCTACCCCTTGGGCTGCATCAGAAGCTGCAAGGTTTTTCAAAGCCTCAGCTTGGGCTCTCTGTCTTGTCATGGGCACACCTGATGTCAGTGGTTCACACCTCCCTGGAAATGTGGAGGCCGGCTTATACTTCAGTGGCTGGGATGCAGCTTTCATTGGAGGCAAAAGTGATTTAGCAGCAGGTTGCGTCAAGAATGTTTTTCGGTCGGAAACTATGTTTGATGGGACATCTGACAAACCCTGATCAGCTCGCTTAGTGGGTCCATACATGCACAGTTTTTTCTGCGCCCCTATGATTTTGGCATTCTCAGGGTCGATGCTAAAGGGTAAGGCTTTACAGTTGGTCATTGGTGTGGAAGTAACCAAACAGTCTACCTTTAAATCTAAAGTTTCATCCAAATTGAATGCGTTAGCTTTGTTGTTTCCAAAATCCATGTTCTGGTGGCCCAACACAGAAAGAGCATCTGTTGCAGGGAGAGTTGAGTTTGTATGACTTTTGAATTCATCTGTACCAGCTCCAGAAACCACGTCTTCTGTTGAATTGGCTTCAGATGTGCTCTCAGGGGTGACAGCCGTCTTGGGATTAGGATCTGTGCTGATTTGTTGTGTAGGCAGTTCAGAAGAAGGGGCTTCAATAGGACTGCCTTTAGGACTCATGGTTTGATTACAAACTTCAGCAGGAGAGGGATTGTCAAAAGTATTCTGGTGACTGATACTTGAGCTTGTTTCTGACAAAGATATGGTGCCGTTTTGTATAGCTGGTGGTTTACTTTCGAAAGTGTTGTTCTGGAGGCAAAGACTTGCAGCACTGGCTTCCCCTAAATGTGTAGTGCCTTGAGCTTTTTGAAGAGAATGACTATCAAAAGTGGCATAATGTACTTCACTCAACCCACTTGTTTCAGCAGCCAAACTATCCTGCTTCATAACAAGACAAGTTTCAGGCGCGTTTTCACACTCTGCACTAATCTGATCTGTACCTTTACTGTCAGCTTTGTGGATGTCTTCATTAGATGGAAGTTCCAGAGTCCTGTTCTGAGGGCAGGATATTTGAGCAACAGCACTCAAATTAGATGAGGCATTTAAATTGGAAGACTCAGCAAATGTAAATATGCCATTTGCAGAGTTAGCTGTTTTTGGGCTTGGTGGTGACACGTTGTCTGTCAATGATACATTATGGCTAGTTTTCACAGTATTAGAGGTCTCCGAAGGTTCACCATTAAGTTCTGAGGTGACATTTTTTAGACTGGTAT
Above is a genomic segment from Echeneis naucrates chromosome 19, fEcheNa1.1, whole genome shotgun sequence containing:
- the eif3c gene encoding eukaryotic translation initiation factor 3 subunit C, whose amino-acid sequence is MSRFFATGSDSESEESSSSDEITPKAPGTNFKQSLLLSDDEEDTKRVVRSAKDKRFEELTNLIKTIRNAMKIRDMAKCLEEFEQLCRAFLKSKNIVDKEGVPPFYIRLLADLEDYLNQLWEDKEGKKKMNKNNAKALSTLRQKIRKYNRDYETEIASYKENPQESADEEEEKEPEDSGSSSESDGEGGDEGVSAKAFLKKKPEAASEASKFLKSAKGSGDESSSSEEDDDEDWGSDTIDSGSESSDEGEGKSASLAMVFLKKTQETEKSEKKVPKKKKLKKREDRLEEEAEEEGGEEVEGGWEKVKGGVPLVKEKPKMFAKGTEINTAVVVKKLNEILQARGKKGTDRAAQIELLNALAAIAAENNLGQGILVKIKFNIIASLYDYNPNLAAFMKADMWKKCLDCIDELLDILFENNNIFIGENIAEDSENLGISDQPFRVRGCVLTLVERMDEEFTKIMQNTDPHSQEYVDNLKDEGRVCGIVDRLLNYLENKGSTEEICRIYLRRIMHTYYKFDYKAHRRSLGIQGESKSEQDQEESEGEDSAVIMDRLCKFIYAKDRTDRIRTCAILCHIYHHALHSRWYQARDLMLMSHLQDNIQHADPPVQILYNRTMVQLGICAFRQGMIKDAHNALLDIQSSGRAKELLGQGLLMRNMQERNAEQEKIEKRRQVPFHMHINLELLECVYLVSAMLLEIPYMAAHEFDARRRMISKQFHHQLRVGERQPLLGPPESMREHVVAASKAMKMGDWRTCHSFIINEKMNCKVWDLFPETQRVREMLVRKIQEESLRTYLFTYSSVYDSISMETLSEMFQLEIPTVHSIISKMIINEELMASLDQPTQTVVMHRTEPTSLQNMALQLAEKLGNLVENNERVFDLKQGVYGGYFNRDQKGGYQQKQSYGRDQKGSYQQKQSGYQRGGYRNQNQSNY
- the LOC115060103 gene encoding mucin-4-like — its product is MASETSVQASCIQENPDIDECRENIPPGVTDEVGTSKLKVQVGDVMGYSSAQPSGEIELLSDTCAFSTPAPESSNGGFKSKSRLSGFKSALTPILKYLKISNKSPSPEPLNSTGGCGQNPKSDFSTGHYGRSLGDKDPSVFWLHDEYLPEITLLDVTRDSTMQITRNDSLLPDSMPATPVKSCSVNGTFSTSQPPQLNCSTNINISADKHPENKTVDPLQSRGSSPEAETKTTDQAHQVSKITPEKSLITNVSISADKSGNLRDKEDTSVPNCTDNTLTKMVDIPASLHAPECWLDDRYFPEITLLDVTRGSEVSPSAERCSVDVTQDDLPVDSGKNQMPSSELSGQTVAQPGKVEMIQSDELSSIGNATHSLSSFNEQSKYMEENIVKVSLEGTRDISESSILEDSQPSSEPSGQKKVTSPTPADDTFQRNPANVTRDISSSTDMSVQGIESQCNTSLKNVTSELNGEPSETSNTVKTSHNVSLTDNVSPPSPKTANSANGIFTFAESSNLNASSNLSAVAQISCPQNRTLELPSNEDIHKADSKGTDQISAECENAPETCLVMKQDSLAAETSGLSEVHYATFDSHSLQKAQGTTHLGEASAASLCLQNNTFESKPPAIQNGTISLSETSSSISHQNTFDNPSPAEVCNQTMSPKGSPIEAPSSELPTQQISTDPNPKTAVTPESTSEANSTEDVVSGAGTDEFKSHTNSTLPATDALSVLGHQNMDFGNNKANAFNLDETLDLKVDCLVTSTPMTNCKALPFSIDPENAKIIGAQKKLCMYGPTKRADQGLSDVPSNIVSDRKTFLTQPAAKSLLPPMKAASQPLKYKPASTFPGRCEPLTSGVPMTRQRAQAEALKNLAASDAAQGTTATSSSYNLRTTTGSRQPNSGLLRPQLSGIPPGIQRTVTGLRMPCARSNAPPTSTTEKLRGPTVMNPATKASQAKKHPLTKSEALPIAKKKKMDNPLPASISVASTSSSDTVNKAKTLKQPRTLRALPAKTQRDDAVVPVSTAEPSTSCVASSSARAMKQPGKLLSKPQIHGCAKCVTLQEQLDIKSEEIMRLRAELLKYS